A window from Schistosoma haematobium chromosome 1, whole genome shotgun sequence encodes these proteins:
- the ANO7_1 gene encoding Anoctamin-7 (EggNog:ENOG410V7AE~COG:U): MCPTCDITHGCRYWNLRELCFYLKMSYLFDHPGSVFYAIFMVIWGVTYLEYWKRKNAKLAHRWDVLDYEIEEERPRPQYSAHCTQYAKNPITDVLEPYFPPRARVARIIAGLICVMVMVMLVLVFIVAVIIYRFLIKIPLFQNKLLRSNAEIYATLSAAIVNLILIMCLGKVYETLAYKMTQWEMHRTQSEFDNQLIFKVFLFQFVNFYSSIFYVAFFKGQMVGYPGHYTSFFGLRNEACDNGGCLIELAQQLLVIMVGKQIISNCQEILLPKNDL; encoded by the exons ATGTGTCCAACTTGTGATATCACCCACGGGTGTCGATATTGGAATTTACGAGAGTTATGTTTCTACTTGAAAATGTCCTACTTATTCGACCATCCTGGTTCTGTATTCTACGCTATTTTTATGGTAATTTGGG GTGTTACATATTTAGAGTATTGGAAGCGTAAAAATGCTAAATTAGCTCATCGATGGGATGTGCTGGATTATGAAATCGAAGAAGAACGACCGCGCCCACAATACTCTGCCCACTGTACACAATATGCAAAAAATCCCATTACGGATGTTCTTGAACCATATTTTCCTCCTCGTGCTCGTGTTGCTCGTATTATTGCTGGATTGATTTGTGTCATGGTGATG GTTATGTTGGTATTGGTATTCATAGTAGCTGTAATTATTTATcggtttttaataaaaattccattatttcaaaataaactaCTTCGTTCCAATGCAGAAATATACGCAACACTTTCAGCAGCTATTGTAAATCTTATTCTGATTATGTGTTTGGGGAAAGTGTATGAAACATTAGCCTACAAAATGACTCAATGGG agATGCATCGAACTCAAAGTGAATTTGACAACCAGCTGATTTTTAAAGTTTTTCTGTTTCAATTTGTGAATTTCTATTCATCCATATTCTATGTAGCATTTTTCAAAGGACA aatGGTTGGTTATCCTGGTCATTACACATCCTTTTTCGGCCTACGTAACGAAGCATGCGATAACGGTGGTTGTTTGATTGAATTAGCCCAACAATTACTTGTTATAATGGTTGGGAAACAAATCATTAGTAATTGTCAAGAAATTTTGCTTCC AAAGAATGATTTGTAA